Proteins found in one Candidatus Afararchaeum irisae genomic segment:
- the cutA gene encoding divalent-cation tolerance protein CutA — MIEVHTTAPDADSAEEIAFELVDAGYAACVNYHEIRSVYRWEGETVEESEYAVDVKTSRDFEEVRRAVEDIHPYDVPAVIRRKSEANDDYEDWVDRNS; from the coding sequence ATGATCGAGGTACACACCACGGCTCCCGACGCCGACTCCGCCGAGGAGATCGCCTTCGAGCTAGTCGATGCGGGATATGCGGCGTGTGTCAACTACCACGAGATACGGTCAGTATATAGATGGGAGGGCGAGACAGTCGAGGAGTCGGAGTACGCTGTCGACGTAAAGACGTCACGCGACTTCGAGGAGGTGCGCCGAGCCGTCGAGGATATCCATCCCTACGACGTGCCTGCTGTGATAAGACGGAAATCCGAAGCCAACGACGACTACGAAGACTGGGTCGACCGTAACTCGTAG